One window from the genome of Pseudomonas sp. L5B5 encodes:
- a CDS encoding methyl-accepting chemotaxis protein produces the protein MTVAAACLAAFNWLPALAAQGLTLAGFLGVGLLAQRRLGRQLKDIVSSTPNTFADPICALAYSESLGPAAQLQMILVSEEARLKTALTRLSDLARQMAAAAADSSQLSSRTESALLEQRAETDMTAAAMTQMAASITEVAEHVQHTASEAHTANLLAQQGSQVAGTSREAIQVLARTVTQINQAVGDLAGQTQDIMVAASMIQAIADQTNLLALNAAIEAARAGEQGRGFAVVADEVRALAGKTRESTQQIQGIIQSLRAGADEAVQIASLGIEEAEQGVQQVLQAQQALQGIGAAVERITDMSQQMAAASQEQSHVAESVSEQINSVAVTVQRTAENASVGVLRGAELENISSGLHALVERFNR, from the coding sequence ATGACGGTAGCGGCGGCTTGCCTGGCGGCCTTCAACTGGTTGCCGGCCCTGGCGGCCCAAGGTCTGACGCTGGCGGGATTCCTTGGCGTCGGACTGTTGGCCCAGCGCCGCCTGGGCCGACAGCTCAAGGACATTGTCAGCAGCACGCCCAACACCTTCGCCGATCCGATCTGTGCCCTGGCCTACAGCGAATCCCTCGGGCCGGCGGCGCAATTGCAGATGATCCTGGTCAGCGAGGAGGCCCGGCTGAAAACCGCCTTGACCCGCCTCAGCGACCTGGCCCGGCAGATGGCAGCGGCAGCCGCGGACTCCAGCCAGTTGTCCAGTCGCACCGAGTCGGCGCTGCTGGAGCAGCGGGCGGAAACCGACATGACCGCCGCCGCCATGACCCAGATGGCCGCTTCGATCACCGAAGTCGCCGAGCATGTGCAGCATACTGCCAGCGAAGCCCACACCGCCAACCTGCTGGCGCAGCAGGGCAGCCAGGTAGCGGGCACCTCCCGCGAGGCGATCCAGGTGCTGGCCCGTACGGTCACCCAGATCAACCAGGCGGTGGGGGATCTGGCCGGGCAGACCCAGGACATCATGGTGGCGGCGAGCATGATCCAGGCGATCGCCGACCAGACCAACCTGCTGGCCCTGAATGCTGCCATCGAGGCGGCCCGGGCTGGCGAGCAGGGACGCGGATTCGCGGTCGTGGCCGATGAAGTGCGGGCCCTGGCCGGCAAGACCCGGGAATCCACCCAGCAGATCCAGGGCATCATCCAGAGCCTGCGGGCCGGGGCTGACGAGGCGGTGCAGATCGCCAGCCTCGGTATCGAGGAAGCCGAGCAGGGGGTGCAGCAGGTACTGCAGGCGCAGCAGGCCTTGCAGGGCATCGGCGCTGCGGTCGAGCGCATTACCGACATGAGCCAGCAGATGGCCGCGGCTTCCCAGGAGCAGTCCCATGTCGCCGAATCGGTGTCCGAACAGATCAACAGCGTGGCTGTCACGGTGCAGCGCACTGCCGAGAACGCCAGCGTCGGAGTGCTTCGTGGGGCCGAGCTGGAAAACATCTCTTCCGGGCTGCACGCCTTGGTCGAGCGGTTCAACCGCTAG